In Labeo rohita strain BAU-BD-2019 chromosome 16, IGBB_LRoh.1.0, whole genome shotgun sequence, one DNA window encodes the following:
- the septin7b gene encoding septin 7b isoform X2: MVVGESGLGKSTLINSLFLTDLYSGEYPGPSHRIKKTVQVEQSKVLMKEGGVQLLLTIVDTPGFGDAVDNSNCWQPVIDHIDSKFEDYLNAESRVNRRQMPDSRVHCCLYFIAPSGHGLKPLDIEFMKRLHEKVNIIPLIAKADTLTPEECQQFKKQIMREILEHKIKIYEFPETDDEEENKIVKKIKDRLPLAVVGSNTIIEVNGKKVRGRQYPWGVAEVENGDHCDFTLLRNMLIRTHMQDLKDVTNNVHYENYRSRKLAAVTCNGIDNNKTKGQLTKSPLAQMEEERREHVTKMKKMEMEMEQVFEMKVKEKVQKLKDSEAELQRRHEQMKKNLEAQHKELEERRRQFEDERSTWETQQRILEQQKMTLEKNKKKGKIF, from the exons GAGAGTCTGGGTTGGGAAAGTCCACGCTGATAAATTCTCTGTTCCTGACGGATCTGTATTCTGGAGAATATCCTGGACCTTCGCATAGAATCAAGAAAACAGTTCAG GTGGAGCAGTCCAAAGTGTTGATGAAAGAGGGAGGCGTCCAGCTTCTGCTCACGATAGTGGACACTCCAGGATTTGGAGACGCTGTGGACAACAGCAACTG CTGGCAGCCGGTCATTGACCACATCGACAGTAAGTTTGAGGATTATCTGAACGCAGAGTCGCGTGTGAACAGACGGCAGATGCCGGACAGCAGAGTGCACTGCTGCCTGTATTTCATCGCACCCTCAGGACATGG ACTGAAACCTTTGGACATCGAGTTTATGAAACGGTTGCATGAGAAGGTCAACATCATCCCACTGATTGCCAAAGCAGATACCCTGACACCCGAAGAGTGCCAACAGTTCAAGAAACAG ATTATGCGAGAAATCCTGGAGCACAAGATCAAAATCTACGAGTTTCCAGAGACGGATGATGAGGAGGAAAACAAGattgtgaaaaaaatcaaa gATCGGTTGCCCCTGGCTGTGGTCGGAAGCAACACTATCATCGAGGTGAATGGCAAGAAGGTTAGAGGAAGGCAGTACCCATGGGGAGTGGCAGAAG TTGAGAATGGAGACCACTGTGATTTCACACTGTTAAGGAATATGCTTATCAG AACCCACATGCAGGACCTCAAGGATGTCACAAATAACGTCCATTATGAGAACTACAGAAGCAGGAAGCTCGCGGCTGTTACCTGTAACGGAATCGACAACAACAAAACCAAAGGCCAGCTCACTAA GAGCCCTCTTGCCCAGATGGAGGAGGAGAGAAGGGAGCATGTGACCAAAATGAAGAAGATGGAGATGGAGATGGAGCAGGTGTTCGAGATGAAAGTCAAGGAGAAGGTCCAGAAGCTGAAAGATTCAGAGGCAGAG CTGCAGCGACGTCATGAGCAGATGAAGAAGAACCTGGAGGCTCAGCATAAGGAGCTGGAGGAGAGACGACGTCAGTTTGAGGACGAGAGATCCACCTGGGAGACCCAGCAGCGTATCCTGGAGCAGCAGAAAAT GACTTTGGAAAAGAATAAGAAGAAAGGGAAGatcttttaa
- the septin7b gene encoding septin 7b isoform X1, protein MVVGESGLGKSTLINSLFLTDLYSGEYPGPSHRIKKTVQVEQSKVLMKEGGVQLLLTIVDTPGFGDAVDNSNCWQPVIDHIDSKFEDYLNAESRVNRRQMPDSRVHCCLYFIAPSGHGLKPLDIEFMKRLHEKVNIIPLIAKADTLTPEECQQFKKQIMREILEHKIKIYEFPETDDEEENKIVKKIKDRLPLAVVGSNTIIEVNGKKVRGRQYPWGVAEVENGDHCDFTLLRNMLIRTHMQDLKDVTNNVHYENYRSRKLAAVTCNGIDNNKTKGQLTKVDTVEGMSPLAQMEEERREHVTKMKKMEMEMEQVFEMKVKEKVQKLKDSEAELQRRHEQMKKNLEAQHKELEERRRQFEDERSTWETQQRILEQQKMTLEKNKKKGKIF, encoded by the exons GAGAGTCTGGGTTGGGAAAGTCCACGCTGATAAATTCTCTGTTCCTGACGGATCTGTATTCTGGAGAATATCCTGGACCTTCGCATAGAATCAAGAAAACAGTTCAG GTGGAGCAGTCCAAAGTGTTGATGAAAGAGGGAGGCGTCCAGCTTCTGCTCACGATAGTGGACACTCCAGGATTTGGAGACGCTGTGGACAACAGCAACTG CTGGCAGCCGGTCATTGACCACATCGACAGTAAGTTTGAGGATTATCTGAACGCAGAGTCGCGTGTGAACAGACGGCAGATGCCGGACAGCAGAGTGCACTGCTGCCTGTATTTCATCGCACCCTCAGGACATGG ACTGAAACCTTTGGACATCGAGTTTATGAAACGGTTGCATGAGAAGGTCAACATCATCCCACTGATTGCCAAAGCAGATACCCTGACACCCGAAGAGTGCCAACAGTTCAAGAAACAG ATTATGCGAGAAATCCTGGAGCACAAGATCAAAATCTACGAGTTTCCAGAGACGGATGATGAGGAGGAAAACAAGattgtgaaaaaaatcaaa gATCGGTTGCCCCTGGCTGTGGTCGGAAGCAACACTATCATCGAGGTGAATGGCAAGAAGGTTAGAGGAAGGCAGTACCCATGGGGAGTGGCAGAAG TTGAGAATGGAGACCACTGTGATTTCACACTGTTAAGGAATATGCTTATCAG AACCCACATGCAGGACCTCAAGGATGTCACAAATAACGTCCATTATGAGAACTACAGAAGCAGGAAGCTCGCGGCTGTTACCTGTAACGGAATCGACAACAACAAAACCAAAGGCCAGCTCACTAA agTTGACACGGTTGAAGGCAT GAGCCCTCTTGCCCAGATGGAGGAGGAGAGAAGGGAGCATGTGACCAAAATGAAGAAGATGGAGATGGAGATGGAGCAGGTGTTCGAGATGAAAGTCAAGGAGAAGGTCCAGAAGCTGAAAGATTCAGAGGCAGAG CTGCAGCGACGTCATGAGCAGATGAAGAAGAACCTGGAGGCTCAGCATAAGGAGCTGGAGGAGAGACGACGTCAGTTTGAGGACGAGAGATCCACCTGGGAGACCCAGCAGCGTATCCTGGAGCAGCAGAAAAT GACTTTGGAAAAGAATAAGAAGAAAGGGAAGatcttttaa